In Candidatus Desulfofervidus auxilii, the following proteins share a genomic window:
- a CDS encoding TonB-dependent receptor — protein EITFKYPESTEDYWSPKAGLVYHLTDYTRFRVSYGKGFRAPDLYSLYRSGPHGATLFDIGNPELEPEKMIYSIDVGFDTKPFYELFKIAKDFNLSFTAYWSAFTDFIYRKELEPHEIPSYFTPEPGQEVRQKVNVGKVRINGIEVGIDYTFFKHFKIKANYTYNVSKVIKNPLAPETERKLLPYTPKHMANWSIIYDNPRLFTIALYCTYMGKVYYDEENKKPIDKYVVGDLRISRIIPLPTYMRGNMEIFLNIDNIWDEKYRHYYYYYLPGTTVMAGLKYTF, from the coding sequence GAAATAACTTTTAAATATCCAGAAAGCACTGAAGATTACTGGTCACCTAAGGCAGGATTAGTTTATCATTTAACAGATTATACCAGATTTAGAGTATCTTATGGGAAGGGATTTAGGGCTCCAGACCTTTATAGTCTTTATAGATCAGGTCCCCATGGAGCAACACTTTTTGATATAGGAAACCCGGAACTTGAGCCTGAAAAGATGATTTATTCTATAGATGTTGGATTTGATACTAAACCATTTTATGAATTATTTAAAATAGCTAAGGATTTTAATCTTTCATTTACTGCTTATTGGAGTGCATTTACAGATTTTATATATAGAAAAGAATTAGAACCACATGAAATTCCTTCTTATTTTACTCCTGAACCAGGACAAGAAGTGAGACAAAAAGTAAATGTAGGAAAAGTGCGTATAAATGGTATTGAAGTTGGGATAGATTATACCTTTTTTAAACATTTTAAAATCAAAGCTAATTATACATATAATGTTTCAAAAGTAATAAAAAATCCTTTGGCACCTGAAACTGAGAGAAAATTACTCCCTTATACACCTAAGCATATGGCAAACTGGAGTATAATTTATGATAATCCCAGATTATTCACTATAGCTCTATATTGCACCTATATGGGAAAAGTTTATTACGATGAAGAAAATAAAAAGCCTATTGATAAATATGTAGTAGGTGATTTAAGGATATCCCGTATTATACCATTACCAACTTATATGAGAGGTAATATGGAGATATTTTTAAATATAGATAACATTTGGGATGAAAAATATAGACATTATTATTACTACTATCTTCCGGGCACCACTGTAATGGCTGGATTAAAATATACCTTCTAA